A genomic stretch from Microtus pennsylvanicus isolate mMicPen1 chromosome 11, mMicPen1.hap1, whole genome shotgun sequence includes:
- the Mefv gene encoding pyrin, whose product MAKTPGDHLLNTLEELLPYDFEKFKFKLQNTSLEKGHSRIPRGLLQMARPVKLASLLLTYYGEKYAVRLTLQILKATNQRQLAEELRKATGPEHLTEENRPGGSAQSSGDTKPKSVKAPDVLEGDGTRLSGEGSQNLSPSQSEVEKGSQKKSQVKRKDQRGPESLDSQTRPGAKSAAPLYRKGPGTTQCPGNKDNEAKAQLRRNASSAGRLQGLSNSSPGRRESKKAEAYLPSGKQRPRSLEMTAYSSKGEPPGPEALLAPEETMTLNPYSSPGPIKVAVLNEETTAVLEKNSGNPEPSMVPNEETLKNIPSKTSLTGEKKHTMSLKENETERPETPESSGKTAGSSFCESCNSEMPSSVWENAAQTPEDPAPSGPTACKGRSQDKAACPLCHTREGDPHSGTCVQSSFSGSIAPGDPKTPDRCSSICVQCQSSLAGKYCGDQSPQSLPQCPRHMKQVQLLFCEDHREPICLICRLSQEHQGHRVRPIEEAALEYKEQIQKQLELLRELRGCVEQHRLQGDKKTENFLKETEIQQQRASYQLEKLYQFLEQQEQLFVAWLQELGQTIGKVRETHDTQVSRDIALLDKLIGELEAKQDQPEWKLMQDIGVTLHRAKMVTVSESLATPPEVKEKIHLLYQKSKFVEKSMQNFSETLRSEMETFDGVAVAKCGGHQPSMPRTQGSMPSAYLKWDAGNTQDYDIVLYPEVEAGRAGSQDDLQPQQAQSPPELQETNKRKTRSFLKWKPLFFQK is encoded by the exons ATGGCCAAGACCCCTGGTGATCATCTGCTGAACACCCTGGAGGAGCTGCTGCCCTATGACTTCGAGAAGTTCAAGTTCAAGTTGCAGAACACCAGCCTGGAGAAGGGCCACTCCCGGATCCCCCGGGGCCTTCTGCAGATGGCCAGGCCGGTAAAGCTGGCCAGCCTGCTGCTCACCTACTATGGGGAGAAGTATGCCGTAAGGCTGACCCTGCAGATACTGAAGGCCACCAACCAGCGCCAACTAGCCGAGGAGCTTCGCAAAGCCACGGGCCCAG AACatttaacagaagaaaatagaCCTGGTGGTTCTGCTCAGTCTTCTGGAGACACTAAGCCCAAGAGTGTGAAAGCGCCAGATGTTCTGGAAGGTGATGGGACCAGGCTGAGTGGTGAGGGATCACAGAACCTGTCACCCAGCCAGTCTGAAGTAGAGAAGGGGTCCCAGAAGAAGTCTCAGGTCAAGAGGAAGGATCAGAGGGGTCCTGAGAGCCTGGACTCACAGACCAGGCCAGGGGCCAAGAGTGCAGCACCACTCTATCGAAAAGGCCCGGGCACCACCCAGTGCCCAGGGAACAAAGACAACGAGGCAAAAGCCCAGCTCCGCAGGAATGCCAGCTCTGCAGGAAGGCTGCAGGGACTCTCCAACAGTAGCCCCGGgaggagagaaagcaagaaagctGAAGCATATCTGCCTTCAGGAAAGCAGCGGCCCAGAAGTCTTGAGATGACCGCTTATTCAAGCAAAGGAGAACCCCCAGGTCCAGAAGCTCTTCTGGCTCCAGAGGAAACAATGACTTTGAATCCATACTCGTCCCCTGGTCCCATAAAGGTAGCCGTCCTGAATGAAGAGACTACTGCAGTTCTagaaaagaactcaggaaatccAGAACCTTCCATGGTCCCCAACGAAGAAACACTCAAGAACATCCCTTCCAAAACATCGTTGACTGGAGAGAAGAAACACACTATGTCCttgaaggaaaatgaaacggAAAGACCAGAGACCCCGGAGAGTTCGGGGAAGACGGCTGGCAGTTCATTCTGTGAGTCCTGCAATTCAGAAATGCCTTCGTCAGTATGGGAAAACGCAGCCCAAACTCCAGAAGACCCGGCACCCTCAGGACCGACAGCTTGTAAAG GAAGGTCCCAGGACAAGGCTGCATGTCCTCTTTGCCACACCCGGGAAGGAGACCCGCACAGTGGTACCTGTGTGCAGAGTTCCTTCAGTGGCTCCATTGCTCCTGGGGATCCCAAGACTCCAGACAGATGCTCATCCATATGTGTCCAGTGCCAAAGCTCACTTGCAGGAAAGTACTGTGGAGACCAGAGCCCCCAGTCCCTACCGCAGTGCCCACGTCACATGAAGCAAGTGCAGCTGCTCTTCTGCGAGGACCACAGGGAGCCCATCTGCCTCATCTGCAGGCTGAGTCAGGAGCATCAAGGCCATCGAGTGCGTCCCATTGAGGAGGCTGCACTGGAGTATAAG GAGCAAATCCAGAAGCAGCTGGAGCTACTGAGGGAGCTGAGGGGATGTGTGGAGCAACACAGACTACAGGGAGACAAGAAGACAGAGAACTTCCTG AAAGAAACCGAAATCCAGCAGCAAAGGGCTTCCTATCAGCTTGAGAAGCTATACCAGTTCCTGGAGCAGCAAGAGCAACTCTTTGTGGCCTGGCTGCAGGAGCTGGGCCAGACCATTGGCAAGGTCCGAGAGACACATGACACCCAGGTTTCCCGAGACATTGCCCTCTTAGATAAACTGATTGGAGAACTGGAAGCCAAGCAAGACCAGCCAGAATGGAAGCTCATGCAG GACATTGGAGTCACATTGCACAG GGCCAAGATGGTGACTGTCTCTGAGTCACTGGCCACTCCTCCAGAAGTCAAAgaaaagatccacctgctctaCCAGAAATCAAAGTTTGTGGAGAAGAGTATGCAGAACTTCTCAG AAACACTGCGCTCTGAGATGGAGACATTCGATGGTGTGGCTGTAGCAAAATGCGGAGGGCACCAGCCTAGCATGCCACGGACCCAGGGTTCGATGCCCAGCGCTTACCTAAAGTGGGATGCTGGAAACACACAGGACTATGATATAGTACTGTACCCAGAAGTGGAAGCTGGAAGAGCAGGATCTCAGGATGACCTTCAGCCCCAGCAAGCTCAAAGCccgcctgagctacaggagaccaaCAAACGAAAAACCCGATCTTTCCTGAAATGGAAGCCTTTATTT TTCCAGAAGTGA